The following proteins are co-located in the Leptodactylus fuscus isolate aLepFus1 chromosome 8, aLepFus1.hap2, whole genome shotgun sequence genome:
- the LOC142217102 gene encoding chemerin-like receptor 1, whose protein sequence is MDQEIVENLCYMALDLSASPELRASSPNTSHPSAIQYSSFALSIVTCIIGMAVNIIVIFTTGFLMQKNKYKIWFLNLALADFIFLLFLPLSSVAIIRGKWPYGSNMCKLCNFLYMVNIYASIYILTALNIDRALSVAKPMLHLRFYSRRLCWCICTAIWVLSFLCSIPAIIYSDVRDGRLCSLSHVDQTNFANKFRYSNFVKEFKSLVLLPHEICRRVSGDSEMTEIMATMWREVTFTATSLVVPLAVLGYVIPLCVILVCNVIIALHVKKSKKASTSRLYRVVIVSVMSFFCTKTPCVLSCVTFLVSIYTMKITLTYKLSVIVPLLFSISATCSLLNPLVYVLVGKQVRSEIIHFFRKKFICYSESGKEIQKNGA, encoded by the coding sequence ATGGACCAAGAAATAGTTGAAAACCTATGTTACATGGCCTTGGACCTTTCCGCTTCCCCAGAACTTAGAGCTTCATCTCCTAACACCAGCCACCCATCTGCCATCCAGTACTCCAGCTTTGCACTGTCCATCGTCACCTGTATCATCGGAATGGCCGTCAACATTATTGTCATCTTCACCACCGGATTCTTAATGCAGAAGAACAAATATAAAATCTGGTTCCTGAACTTGGCCCTGGCGGATTTCATCTTTCTTCTCTTTCTCCCGCTTTCTTCTGTGGCTATTATAAGAGGGAAGTGGCCGTATGGCTCCAACATGTGCAAATTGTGCAATTTTCTTTACATGGTTAACATTTATGCCAGTATTTACATCCTGACAGCGCTGAATATTGATCGCGCCTTGTCCGTAGCTAAGCCAATGTTGCACCTGAGGTTTTATTCCCGGAGACTATGCTGGTGTATTTGTACAGCCATCTGGGTGTTATCCTTCCTATGTAGTATCCCAGCCATCATCTACAGTGATGTACGTGACGGGAGACTCTGCAGCCTTTCTCATGTTGACCAAACTAATTTTGCAAACAAGTTTAGATATAGTAACTTTGTTAAAGAATTCAAGTCCCTTGTTTTACTCCCGCATGAAATATGTCGCAGAGTGTCAGGCGATAGTGAAATGACTGAAATAATGGCCACAATGTGGAGGGAAGTGACTTTTACAGCGACGAGTCTTGTCGTTCCTCTTGCAGTGCTTGGCTATGTCATCCCGCTGTGTGTTATCCTGGTCTGCAATGTCATCATTGCTCTACATGTGAAGAAGTCTAAGAAGGCGTCAACATCCAGACTCTACAGAGTGGTTATCGTTTCTGTTATGAGCTTTTTCTGTACTAAGACGCCATGTGTTCTATCATGTGTCACCTTCTTGGTGTCTATTTACACTATGAAGATTACTTTGACGTATAAactgtctgtgattgttccactGTTATTCAGCATATCTGCTACATGCAGTTTACTCAACCCATTGGTGTATGTGCTAGTAGGGAAGCAGGTCAGGAGTgaaattattcatttttttagGAAGAAGTTTATTTGTTATTCAGAATCTggaaaagaaatacaaaaaaacgGAGCATAG